AGCCCAACACCTCCAAGATAGTCGCTCCCCCGACACCGCCGCAAGGCAGCGATTGGAACTGGCGCGCAGCCAGTAATGGAACTTCTACTTAAACAGTAATTGGCTATCGCTTGTCGCCCTGGTCCCGGGACGGCTCGGATAGACCCGCCTGACACGCATCGAGAATCAATTCTTCCACCTTATTCCATACCTCGGGGTCGAGGTTCATTTTGGCGTGGGCTTTGCGGAAGATGAGTTTGTGCCAGGGGACGCCGGAGAGATCGATGTCCCGGTCCTTGTAGTCGAAGCGGAAATTGCCCAGGATTCGGGTGCGATCAGGATCTTCGGCGACGATGGGTTTTTCGCCTTCGATAAACCATCCGTTGTCCTGATAAAGATTGGCCGCTGCCTGGACGTTGGGAGGAATTTTGGCGTCACCCCTGCCGACGCTGTCGACTTGCACCGTCAGCAGCACGGGGATATCGCGGCGGTGAAGCTGGCGAGCCAGTTTGACCACCGCCGCACCTCCGAAACTCTGTCCGTAAAGAACCAGACGGACGGCATCTTTCTCCTCTCTGTCAAGGCGACCGTCGCCGTCCTTGTCGAAGGCTTGGATGATGAGTTGCAGGGCCAGTTTGCGCTTCTTGTTCTCGACCGTTTCCACCGCCAGCGGCAGTTCCTTTTGGCGCAGCCGCAGGGCCAGCTTGCGCACGCCTTCCCTTTCATCGTCCCAGGATGTGCGCCCTCCCATGAACCCCAGCACCAAAACCGAGGCCTTGGGCACCGGCGTCTCGACCGTGAAGTGATGGAAACGCTGTCCCTTGGAAAGAAAGCAACTAGAAAGAGCCAAAGACAGCAGCGAAACCGCAATCGTAACGAAACGTGCCATCGATGCCCCATTATTCCACACTTACGGGATGGGCCTTATAGCGGCTTGCCGCAGCGGCGGCAGAAGATCGCATCACTTTGGTGAGCCTCAGCCAGGCAATAGGGGCAGGTTTGAGTCGAAAGCCCCTTCTTGCGGCGGGACTCGATGATCTCGGCCGAGACGAAGCCGGTGGGGACGATGATCAGGCTGTAGCCCACCAGGATCAAGAGGGCCGAGAGCACCTTCCCCAGACTGGTTGTAGGCACGATGTCTCCGTAGCCGACGGTGGTCATGGTGATGATGGCCCAGTAGATGGATTGAGGGATGGAAGTGAATTGGCTCTGCGGCCCCGCGTAGAAGCTCTCGACTTCGTACATGGCCGTGCCGGCGATGGTCACAGTGATCATGACCACGGCCAGGAAGACCACGACCTTGGCCCGCGAGCGCCAGACGGCGGCGCCCAGGTGTTCCGACTCGCTGGTCAGGTGAATCAGCTTGAGGATGCGGAAGACCCGCAGCAGGCGAAAGGACCGCACCACGGCGAAAGAGGTGACTCCGCCGGTCAGAAGCCCGAAATAGGAGGGCAGGAAAGCGATTAAGTCGACAATGCCGTAAAAGCTGAAGGCATATCCGAGCCGGCTGCGGACGGCGATCAAGCGCAGGACGTACTCGAGCGTGAAGAGCCCGGTAAAGAACCACTCGGCAGCGATCAGCCAGCTTCCGTAGCGTCGCTCGATGCTGTCGACCGTCTCCAGGCACACCGCGGCCACGCTGACGACGATGGCCAGCAGCAGCCCCACATCGAACCACTTGCCGGCAGGCGTGTCGGCCTCGAAGATCACTTCGTAGAGCCGCTCTCTCCAGGCCGCGC
The Acidobacteriota bacterium genome window above contains:
- a CDS encoding EF-hand domain-containing protein, with translation MARFVTIAVSLLSLALSSCFLSKGQRFHHFTVETPVPKASVLVLGFMGGRTSWDDEREGVRKLALRLRQKELPLAVETVENKKRKLALQLIIQAFDKDGDGRLDREEKDAVRLVLYGQSFGGAAVVKLARQLHRRDIPVLLTVQVDSVGRGDAKIPPNVQAAANLYQDNGWFIEGEKPIVAEDPDRTRILGNFRFDYKDRDIDLSGVPWHKLIFRKAHAKMNLDPEVWNKVEELILDACQAGLSEPSRDQGDKR
- a CDS encoding ion transporter; this encodes MKHRQRAAWRERLYEVIFEADTPAGKWFDVGLLLAIVVSVAAVCLETVDSIERRYGSWLIAAEWFFTGLFTLEYVLRLIAVRSRLGYAFSFYGIVDLIAFLPSYFGLLTGGVTSFAVVRSFRLLRVFRILKLIHLTSESEHLGAAVWRSRAKVVVFLAVVMITVTIAGTAMYEVESFYAGPQSQFTSIPQSIYWAIITMTTVGYGDIVPTTSLGKVLSALLILVGYSLIIVPTGFVSAEIIESRRKKGLSTQTCPYCLAEAHQSDAIFCRRCGKPL